From the genome of Puniceicoccaceae bacterium:
TGATTCGATCAACACGAGTCTGAACCTTCCGGCAGGATACGCACGCAGGTTGGGCCGCATGGCAACCCGTGCGAATATGAGTGTGGGAAATCTTCTGAAGATCGCATTGGTGCATTTGGAATTTGATGGCATGGACAATGCCAGAGACCTGTTGGCCAAGGGTAGTCGCGAGATCAACGCAACGCTGCGGCAGATCGCACAGAAGCCTTTGATCGTGGTGGCGTTCCTGCTGCTTGGGTTGTCCACTCTGGATTTTTCTCAGTGGGTGGCGAGCCGTCGCGTCGGCGGAGCTGCTGGTGTGCGAATCGTCCGCGTTATGCGTGGGCGGGAACAGGAGGGCGTGTGATGCAGATTGCATTGGATCCAAAGCAGATCGACGACCTAGCGAAAAAGACTGCCGTCTATCTCGCGGGGCTGATGCATCCGAGAGGTGAGCAGGCCTACAAAAACCTGACGGTGGCGCAGTTTGCGAAGCGGTTAGGAGTGAGTCGTCACACGGTGTACCAGTGGTTGCAGGATGGCGACATCAATGCAGCTCAGCTCGAACCCAAGATTCTGATTTCTGAAACTGAACTTTCCAAAAAGAACCCCAGAATCAAATGACCGAATGCGAAGAAAGAAAGAAGACGGCGCGCGAGATTGCGAGGCTGCTCGAAGACCTCATCAACGATGAGATGCCGAACATTCTGCGCGATGAAGTGCGCAGGCATGATTCTCCGGAAGTCGTCAACCTTGTGGTTGATGTGGCGGTGACCCGAGAGCCGAATCCATTGTGTCAGGTAAGTCTGCAATACTCTGCAGTCCGTAAGGTGGCACGAAGCGTGCGTGTGGTCCTGAACCAGACCGAGATCCCTCTCGGAGCGGAGGAGGTCCCTGTATGATCACCAGTAGCGAGCGCATCATCCGCATTCTTTGCGGCACCATGATTTTTCTTTTCGGCATCCTGCTATGGATCGCCGCGATCTATCAGCCGACGATGTGGCAGCTGTGGATTCTTGGATTTGTGTCGATGCTGTTTGCATCGACGATTTGGCCCCGAAACCACCAGGAGGAACGTCAATGAAAGACTCATACGCATGGCAACCAGACCTCGCTTTCACGCAGGACGAATTGGAAATGTTCAAGGCAATGCTGTCGGATGGACGTTGGCACACGATGAGGGAACTCGGTGTGCGCACGGAGGGTGAACGTCGCAAATACCGCTATATGGCGGAGCACAGCGACGGAGAAATCATCAGCGGAAACCTCGGATACAAGCTGCACGCAGCTGCAACGTATCAAGAGAGCGTTGAGTTCGAAGCCCGCTGGATGAGCCAGATCAAGAAGATGATGCGCCGGATACAGGAGGCTCGCAAAGCCCGCCAGCGTCACAACCTGGCAGAGAAGGTCGCATGATCACAGCTGGCACAGTTTTGTTGGATCGAGTTGGCGAAGGCTCACCGCCACCGGAACGTCTGGTGGTGGTGTCGATCGATGGGCAATGGATCGAAGCGGCGAGCGACCGACACAATCAGGCGGTAAGAGTGCATTTGGACTATGCATTGCGGCGGATGCTGCCGCAGATGGTCCAACCCACGACCAGGAGGGAACGGCGATGAACTACAGCGAAGCATACAAGGGAAATTACCTCGAGGCGGCTGACCTTATGGGCAAGGGAGAGGTGGCGGTAACGATCGAGAAAGTCGATGAGCCCAACACGATCAAGTGTGAGGACGGGCGCGTCATCGACAAAGTGGTGTTGCACTTCCGGGGGGCCAAGAAGCCGTGGATTGTGAACAAGACCAATGCTCGCACGATCATGTATATGACGGGCAAGGCCCGATTTGCCGATTGGGTTGGGGAAACGATCACGTTGCACCTGGTTCCGGGTTTTCGTCCTGACATCCAATCGATTGGACCGACCATTCGGGTGAAGGCACAAGGGCGCCGTCGTTCCGGCGGTATGGCAGGCATGGTCGGCGCTGCAGGGAATGGGGGTGCGGCATGATTTCCGATATACGAGTTTCTTCGGATGAGAGAGAAGATAGAGAGGACAACCTACGGGCGGCAGGAATGGAGGCCTGCCGCCCCATGGGTGAGACCTGATAGATTTGTTCTGGGGTTAACAGTAACGTAGAGCCCGGCGGCAAATGGGGGTAGGGGTACGCCCGTCGCCGGGCCAATTTTTCAAAACCAAAAACAAGAAGCGAAATCATGAGTGAGACTGCAACAGAAACGAAAATGATCGATCCGCAGTCGCTGCGGGATCTGGTCTGCGCCTGGCGCAAGAAAGCCTATGCATTGGGATCGTTTGGTTCCGAAGCCGAAAAGGAGATACTGCGGAGTTGTGCCAATGAACTGGACCTGGTGCTAATACAGGCCGACTCGCAGCCGACCGGCTACCAGCCAGGTCAGCATCTTTGGTGTGAAGGCGTTGGCAAGGTGGATCTGTTGCGACCCGCCAAAGATGGTGTCGGTTACTGGGTTGTCGTTCTGAAGAACGGGGTGGTGACGGTCGCACACGAATCTTACTTTTCTGAACTGACTTACTAAGTGACTTATGAGCAAAAGAGATATCCCGAAACTCATCGCCTTGGTTTTGGCGTTGATCCTGTTTGTTCTGGCCCTGCTGCTCAGCGGCGGGTGTGTTACGGTTGAGCGACCGGAAACCGGAGCTCCGGAACTTCCTCCAACGTTTCAGGCCGCACATGGAGTGCAGAGCATCGGTCGGGTGGAGCTGGCCGGCTGGATGCGGGGAATCGTGAGGGGATCCGATGTGACCCTTGTTGACGATCGCTACATCCTGCCCTCGCGCCAGTGGGTGGTGGATTTCAATCGATACGTTTGGGGGGCGCGTGCGCGCCTCGAGGCACGTGGCCGGCTGACCTACCGCAAAGACGTGCAGGACTGCGACGACTACGCGAGCCTTTACGTCGCCGCGAGTCGGCTCTCGCATGCTGGGGCTGACGCTCGACCGATCATTGGGAAGGTCAATCGCCGCATGCCAGATGGCACCTACCACCAGCAAAACTTTTATCTGACGGAGGCTGGCGGGTACCTTTATGAGCCCCAGACCGGGCAGGAATGGTTTGTGGGCACCCTTGAGGACCTTCGCGCCGGCAAGGTGCAGTTGGAGGACCTCCAGATCTATCACCTCATCCTCGACTGATGGCACGGCAACGCACCATACGCAAGAGCAAGGCCGCTGGGTGGGATAAACCGCAGGCCACCCTCCCGACCGGGAAACTCCGTAACGTCAGCAATGAGGACTACCACGCCACCGATGCGATCAGCGCCAGCAAGTTGCAGGACTGGATCGAGGACAAGCTCAGCTATCAGGCGCGGCATGTCACCCGCTCCCTTCCGCAGCGGCGCAGTGATGCCATGGACTTCGGGACGCTCGGACACGTGGCCGTTCTGGAACCTCACGCACTGCATGAGCGCTACACCTTCATTACGGCGGAGACACCGAAGAAACCCACCAAGGCGCAGCTGGACGCCTACGAGCGATATCCAAGCCTTCCGAACCCCACAAAGGCCCAGACTGAGGCGTATCAGCGCACCAGCGAGGCCCTGGAGCTGTGGCAGGACATCGAGCAGAGCGGAAAGCTCACCGTTGGCCTCGAAACCTGGGCGCACATGGGCAAGTGTCTGGATGCCATCCAGGCCAACCCGATGGCGGTGTGGTTGCTGGAGCAGGCCACCCAGCGCGAACTCACTTGGCGCGAATACATGGAGCCGCTCGGGGTCTACCTGCAGTGCCGCACGGACGCCTATTGCGGTCACTCCAGGAAGACGCGGGTCTATGACCGGCAGTATGGGCGCAGGATCTCTCGCGGGGATAGCTTCATCGTGGATCTCAAGTTTGTGGAGTCGCTCAACCCAAATGACTACACCTCGTGGCAGAGCCTCTTTGATGCGAAATACTACCTGCAGCCAGGCTTCTACAGCCCGATTGTGGAGGAGGTGACTGGGAAGCCGCCCGCTGAGTTTTTTTTCATTGTCGTGCAGAAAAAGGAGCCGGTGCAGTGCGTGGTTTTCTACCCGACCGACAGGCACCTGATGACCGCCGAAAAGGCGATCAAGCTACACTTGCCCGCCCTTGCCGAGAGCTACCGCCGCAACGCATGGCCAGCCTACGACACAGAGGGTGCGGAGAGCATCGAATGGACGCGTAAGGCGGAGTGGCAGGAGAGCCGTCTTGATTTTGACATCATGGCCCCCCAGATCGGCGTGGGCTGAACAGAACAACCAACCAAGAAGCGAATATGGCAAAAGTAGATATCGACCTCGTGAAAATGGTGCTGCAGCGCCGCGAACTTGATGGACGCCAAGTGGCATCCATCGTGAACGAACTCGAGGAGGAATTGCGGATTCTCAAAGAGGAGGAGGAACGCCCACCCTCAGTGCCAAAGCAGTTTGTGATCCTCGTGAGTGATCCCGAAGGCGTGATTGAGTTTTCCGGCAAGGATCTGACCGGTTGGGTGCTCCAGATCCCGGAGGAGGACAGCCCCTATGTTGTAACCGAGCGCCTCAACCGCGCCGCCTACGACTTCAATGTGACTCCAAAAGGTCGTCGTTATCCGGTCAAGACTCACGCGGAATGCTGCGAGGTCGTATCGGCCAAATTCCACAAGGAGCACAATCTCTGGGTGAAAACCAAGGAGCCCGTGCTTGTGGTAACCACCGACAACGTCGTGCCGATGGCACAGGAAGGAGTCGAGTGATGGAGTCGAGTGTGTTACCGATTGGATTGACGCCCGACCGGGTGCGGGCTGTGCTCGCTGATGGTGGGCGCTCGCTTGTCGAAGGCAAGGATCCGAGTGTTCCGAAGACAGGTGGGGTGCTTGCGAAGGCTTCACCGGTGCCGCAGTGGTTCGCCGCCGAGCCGGTGCGCTACATGATCAACCCTGTGGTGCGCGTGACCCCTGCTCTGGCAACCCAGTGGCTGTCGCGCAACGAAGGCAACCGCAAACCCAGCAAGGCCAAAATAGAACGATACGCGGCCATGATGCGCGATGGTGAGTGGAATGGCGGGAATGGGGAAACCATCAAGTTTTCAAAGTTGGGGCGGCTGCTTGATGGACAGAGTCGCTTGCGGGCGGTCGTGTTGTGCCAAGAGACCGTGGAGATGGAGGTTGTGCTCAACCTTGAGGAGCAAAGCCAGTCGACCATGGACACCGGAGAGGTTCGCAGTCTCAACCATGCATTGCAGATCCGTGGGTATAAAAACCTGTGCGATCTCGGGAGCGGCTTGCGGTTGCTCTGGGGGTACCTGCACAACCCTAACGGGTTTACCCAGCATGGTCTGCGCACCAGCGTGACCTACATGACCCACAGGCAAGCTGTGGATCTGCTCGAAAACCATCACCCAGGCCTCCTGGAATCTCTGACCGCACTCGTGCGCTACGGGGCCAAATACAAGCCGATGATGCCGCTTGGTCCGCTGTCGGTGCTGCACTATCTGATGGGTCGGATCGACCCTGTGGAGCGTGACTTGTTTTTCGACTCGTTGCGGGACGGCGTCGGCCTCCAGGCGAACGACCCAATTCTGATGTATCGTGAGCGTGTGACGGCAGCAAAGATGGAGGGACACCCCATGCACAAAACCGTCAAGATCGCCCTCCTGGTGAAGTGTTGGAACATCCGACGCGGTGCTGATTCGCTGCCTCTGGCAATCCGCAAAGGTGCCACGACTCCAAAGCTCGATGGTTGCACCATCGCAGGGACGCTGCGCAGGAGCAATACCGCCGATGACGAAGGGAGGGTCGCATAATGGTTTCGATGACTTCCGTGCCGAAACCCTTGCCGCCGATCATCCCGACTGTGACCTGCCGGTGCGGGCACACGGAACATTGGGAGCGCTTTAATCGGTCCGGCCTTGGTGAAGAACTGCCACCCAACACGTTCCGGTGTCCTAGTTGCCATTGGCAATGGACGCGGGTCAGGGTGACTGACTTCTACCCAGACGGGTCATACGCTCGAACCCGGATCGAAATACGGGACGTGGAGGTTCTTTTTCTGTAGAGTGAGGTGTGGCGAGATGAAAAAACGATTCACCGACTGCGATATCTGGGAAAAAGATTGGGTGCTGGACCTACCGAACGAGTATCTCTTGCTTTGGTATTACGTGCTCTCCAAGTGCGACCATGCTGGCGTGTTTAAGGTCAATTTGAGGTCATTTTGCCTTCTACGTGGGGTCAAAGTGAGCCATGATAGGGCTCTTGAGCTGTTCAACATGGACAAGGACCGGATCCGGGTGCTAGCGCCGGATCGGTGGTTTATCGAGGATTTCATTGTGTTTCAGTATGGTGAGATCCTCAACCGACGCAATCGGGTGCATGACAGCATCTGTCAGTGTTTGGAGCGTTCTGGGGTCAATTTGGACTCAATTAGAGGTCTAAAAGAGGTCATCGAGAGTTCAAAAAGAGATCAAAATGGGGTCACCCATGCCCCTAAAGATAAAGTACAAGATAAAGACAAAGATAAGGATAAGGAGAAAGAGATAGCAGTACAGCAGGCGGTGGATGCGATCCGTAAGGCCTATCCCCGCACTCCGTCTAAACCGGATGAGGAACGAGCGATCCGTAAGGCACTGCAGATCATCGATGCTGATCAGCTGATTCGAAAGGTGCAGCAGTATGCCGCATGCGTGAGGCGTGAGGCTTTGACCGCTCGATCTGAAGGTTGGAAGTTCGTGCCCCACCTTGCGACTTGGTTGAACAAGCAGCGTTGGGAGAATACCCCGGATGAATGGACAGCCAGCTTGAGAGCTGGGAAGTTTGTGGTGGAGAACATCGAAGACGAGGACCCTCGGATGCGTCCAAAGAAAGGACTGCCGGAGCCCGCAGGGGATTGGGCAGAGGTTTTGCGCATGCTTTACCCGACAGCCGATCCACGATTCTTTGACGATTGGGGCCGAATCGCGCGGGAAGGGCATGAGAAGGTCCAGCGTGCTGTCATCCAGGCGATGGAGCAGCGTGGGCGGAGAGCGGGATGAAAACCCTTGTGTTGACTTAGTAAGCAACTTAATAATCGAGAGGAAGCGGAGATATGGAGAAATCAAGAATCGAGTGGTGTGACAGCACTTTCAATCCGTGGATCGGGTGCACGAAGGTAAGTCCAGGGTGTGCGCATTGCTACGCGGAGCAGCTGATGGATCACCGCCTTGGACAGGTGGAGTGGGGCAGGGGAAACCCTCGAAAGCGCACGAGCGCGGCAAACTGGGCGAAGGTGGAGCGGTGGGACGATCTTGCAAAGCGTGGTCGCTTTGTGGAGTGCTCGGTGTGTGGTCGGCGGGAGTTTCGAAAATGGCATGGGGCTATCCCTCCTGGTGGGCTGGCATGTTGCACGACAGAGCATTGTTTGTCGCTCCCGGAGACTGAGACATTCCGCGTCCGTCCCCGTGTTTTTGTGGCCAGCCTTGCGGATTGGCTCGATGATGAGATTCCGGCAGAGTGGCTCGCGGATCTGTTGGGGTTGATTCGAAAGTGTGAGCACCTGGATTTTTTGTTGCTTACAAAGCGGCCGCATTTGTGGAGAGAGCGTCTTAGTGCGGTAACTCGTCTTCGGAAGCATCCGGGGCGGTTTACTACAACCGGGGTCGCAGTAGCAATGGGTTGGCTTGTTGGGCCGCCTCCGGAAAACGTGTGGATAGGCACGTCGGTAGAGGATCAGACGCGGGCAGCGAAGCGCATTTCGGAGCTGATGCGGATACCGGCGAGAGTGCGTTTTCTCAGCTGTGAACCTTTGTTGGGCCAGGTAGATTTGGACTTAGGGGCTCCCAAGTGGAGGACGGCGGATAGTTATCATTCCGAAATTCACTGGGTTATCTGCGGCGGTGAGAGCGGCCCGAAGGCACGACCCATGGAAACGGAATGGGCGGAGTCGCTGCGCGATCAGTGCGAGGCAGCTAGCATTTCTTTTTTCATGAAGCAAATGGGGGGTCGGAGAAAGCCGTTGCCGGAGATTCCGGAGGGATTGCAGATCCGCCAGTTTCCGGAGGTGCAGGGATGAGACTGGAAGTAGGCATGATCATCCGGACGAACTACGGCACCGGTCCCTACCGGATCACCAAACTGCATCGGGATTGTATTTGTTCAGTCAACCCTACTTTGAATCATACCATGACCGGAACCAACCCACAGCGCTCCCCACTAGGCAAAACCTACCCACCCCCGGCAAGGAGTCTCCTAGACCGGCGAATGAGCGCGGGTTTCCCGTCAAGGCGGTTTCTCTCTCGATGAACGGTGAAAAATGAATCACACACGGCAGCGCAGCGAGAGCGCCCTCGGATCGCCCCGAATCAGTCGGCGGCAGCTAAGGTGTTGGGAGTCGAACGCAAGGTCGTCAAATCGGCCAAAGCAAAAGGCTGTCCGGCGTTCCGTGCAAATGGTTCGGTCGAGATTGAAGGGTTGGAAAAGTGGTTGCTCGCGAGCATTGGCAAGTCTGATGCCAACGATCCGGATGAGTGGAGTTTTCGACTGCACCGTGCGAAAGCATTACGGGAAGAAAAACGCCTTGCGGAGGATGAGAAGCGACTCATGCCGGTGGATGTGGTCGATGAGGTCCTCACCCGGATTGTCGGTGTCAGTCTGTGCAATGCCTTTCAACGGCTGCTTGAGAACGAGTTGCCACCGCTCACCCAAGGACTTCCGGCAGATAAGATCCGAGCCATCAACGCCCGCGAAGGGAAGAAACTCATAAACGCTGTTAAAGATGATATCGATCGCTTCACCAGAACCCGTTCACTTTCGTGAGCACTGCGTCGACACCGTGCGCGAGGCGTTGCGGTGGTCCGATCGCGAACCGGTCAACCATTGGGCGGAGTCGGTTGGGTATCGCCTGCCGGCATCGCTGCGGTCGAGCACCTTCCGACCAGAGATGACGCCCTGGCTCAATCGCCCGTTGGAGCGTTTGTTTGCGGATGGAGTGAAGCGCGTGACCTTGCTGGGGCCAGTGCAGGGAGCGAAATCTACTTTGGGAGAGGCAACCATCGGATACATTCGCGATAAGGATCCAGGAAACATCCTCTACAACTGGGAGGACCACGGCAAAGCACAGCAGACTTGGGATGAGCGCATCGATCCGCTGATCCGCGCAAACCGGGTGTTCCGTCCGCACTACCAGGACGAGAAACTGAAGAAGCTTTCGATCGTGTGGAAGGATGGGTTCTGGTTCCGGATGCAGGGGATCAAGGCCGTGAAGTCTCGGCAATCGTCATCCGTGCGCTACTGCATCAACGAGGAGGTGAAGGATTGGGACCCCGGAGCATTGACCGACGTCATCAAGCGTGTGACCGCGGCATGGAATGCGCTGGTCATCAACATCTCTCCGGCGTCGTATTGGGACAAGGAAAGCGGGACCGGTGATGAGTTGTTCATGCTTTACCACGAAGGCACCTGTGAGGAATGGGAAGTGCCATGCCTGAAGTGCGGGGAATACCAGTGGATGGAGTTTGACCGGGACGACAAAGGCAACGCAGGCGGGATGCTGTGGGATAGTTCGGATGCGGTGCGCTTGGCTTCAGGGCGATTTGATTGGCCCAAGCTGGCATCCACGATTCGGTGGCAGTGCGCGCACTGCGGTCACGAGCACGAAGACACGCCTTCGGTCCGCGCCGCCCTTGCCCATGCTGGCAGGTATCGTCAGACCAACATGGGACCGGTGCCCGGAAACCTTTCGTACCGCTACAACGCGCTCACGGTGCCGTGGATCCCGTTTATCGATTTGGTGAAGGAGCACTATGCCGCTGTCATGGATGCTAGGGTAGGGCGCTTGCAGTTGCTTGAGGACTTTTGTCAGAAGCGCAAGGTCGTATTCTTCGACCGTCGTGACCGCCCGGTCGAGAATCAGATAGCGATGACCGGCGGAGTCCGGAAGGGTCAGCGCCTGGAGGGGGCGGACTTCACGCTGATGGATGTGGACAAGCAGAAGGATCACTTCTGGGTGATCATCCGCGACTGGAAGCGCCTGACGGACGATCCCTCCCAGTGGTTGCACACGCGCCTGGTGTTCGAAGGTAGGGTATCCTCCGAGAACGACGTCGAAGCCTTGCGTGAGGAGTTTGACGTGTTACCGCAGCTCGTGTGGGTGGACTCTGGTTATCGTGCGAACGAGGTTTACCGCATGTGTGCCCGCTTTGGCTACACCGCGATCAAAGGGGAGGATACGAACTACTACCACCACATCATCACGTATCGTGACGGAAGGCAGACCAAGAAACGCAAGACGCGCGAGATCTACTCGGAGCCCATCGACATCGACGTGTATGAAGGCACTGCAGACCAGGGGCGTGTTTACTGCCCGCTCATCCTCTACAGTAAACAGTCCATCCGAGACCGTTTGGCATGGGTGCGCAGCGCACCAGGCATCCGCTACGAGATCCCCGAGGACGTAAGCGAAGACTACAAGCTCCACAACGACGCGGAAGTGCTCCGCGAGACGCAACTCCCCCGCACCGGTCAATATGTAAAGGTGTGGGTGCAGATGCGCCGGCGCAATGACCTCTTTGTCTGCGAAGCGTACCAGGTGCTACAGGCCGACGTGGTCGGACTGCTTGGAGGCGACCTGCAAATCACTGAGCGCCCGGATGGGCTCACTCACAAAGCAACCATCAACCAAAGAAGCGAAACATGAACCAACCACTCACTACGGCCGCCATCTACGCCAGCGGGCCGTCCCTGCAAACGCTTGTGCGATCTGGCCCACCTGCGGCCAACATTCACATCGCCGTCAATACCGCAATCTTTGCACCCTTGCCGGCCATGTACTGGGTGTTTGGCGACCGTTCCATGTACGAGCGAGGCCATCACTTGTTCGATGGGATCTGCGTTACCGGACTCGAAGTGGCACACACGCTTGTCTATGACTGGAGAGAATTCGAACACCTGGCACACCAGCCTTTTCGTTTTTCGATCGAGGCGGCGCTCTACTTTGCGGCATTCATTCATGTGGACCTTGTGCACCTCTTCGGAGTGGATCTGCATGGTGTTGAAGACTTCCGCGGCGAAGCCATTGGCAACCGCAGCGCCGAACGATGGGCCATCGAAAGCACCCTCGTGCACCAAGCGATTCACCGACTCACCACTGTGTATGGCATGCGGGTGTGCTGGCACCGGCCCAAATCACACATCGCCGCCAACACTGCAACCTCAACCGCCCACAGTGCATGACCACTTCTGATACACAAAACCCGCACCACGATGAACCCGTGCTCTGCGTCAAGGAAATCGCCGACAAGATGGGTGTGCACGTTCACTACGTGTATTCGATGCGCAAGGCGGGGTTCCGCATGCCTGGCAACCGTGCCACCTTCAGCGAGGCGCGGGAATGGCTGATGGCTCACCCCGACTTCAACACCAAAAACGCCTGGGCGAAAAAGTCATGAACGACCATCCACACAACGAGTTCTTGGCGGTCACCTGCACACTGCGAGATATCTTCGGCTTTCGCGCAGACCAGCTCCAGGCTCGCACCCGCGTGCGGGAGATCGCATGGCCACGCCAGATCGGTATGGCCCTGTTGCAGGATCAGTTTGGATGGCACTCCAAGGATGCTGCACTGGCATTTTGCCGGAACCATCACACCACCGCCCTTCACGCGCTTAGGACGGTCCGCGATCACACCCGTACGGATCATCGCACTCGTCGGGAGATCGCGCTCGTCCTGCGCAAGTTGGCCACCTACCGATCCAGCAAGGGAGAAGCATGACTACCCAACCGCAATTTGATTTTCGCCCAACTGGAATCGTGATGATGGTGGGACCGGGAAGGTCCCGCTTTTCTCCGGAGCTCCCGAAGCGTGGAGAGATCGCCCAGGTGGAGGGTCCCGGATGTTATCGGGTGCTCGGGTATCGGGGTTTGGACACCGTCGGACGTTGGTGGGGAATCGATTTTCGGCTGGCCCCAAATCCGGCGAGATACAGGCAACACCTATTTGGGTGGGATTGGCTGCCTTGGGATGGGAGGGGAGTGTTGTTTGGCTCTCCGAAGTCTTACCGACTGACCCACTTGGTCAGGAGGTGGAGCCG
Proteins encoded in this window:
- a CDS encoding phage Gp37/Gp68 family protein; this translates as MEKSRIEWCDSTFNPWIGCTKVSPGCAHCYAEQLMDHRLGQVEWGRGNPRKRTSAANWAKVERWDDLAKRGRFVECSVCGRREFRKWHGAIPPGGLACCTTEHCLSLPETETFRVRPRVFVASLADWLDDEIPAEWLADLLGLIRKCEHLDFLLLTKRPHLWRERLSAVTRLRKHPGRFTTTGVAVAMGWLVGPPPENVWIGTSVEDQTRAAKRISELMRIPARVRFLSCEPLLGQVDLDLGAPKWRTADSYHSEIHWVICGGESGPKARPMETEWAESLRDQCEAASISFFMKQMGGRRKPLPEIPEGLQIRQFPEVQG
- a CDS encoding helix-turn-helix domain-containing protein, whose translation is MQIALDPKQIDDLAKKTAVYLAGLMHPRGEQAYKNLTVAQFAKRLGVSRHTVYQWLQDGDINAAQLEPKILISETELSKKNPRIK
- a CDS encoding phage terminase large subunit family protein, with translation MISIASPEPVHFREHCVDTVREALRWSDREPVNHWAESVGYRLPASLRSSTFRPEMTPWLNRPLERLFADGVKRVTLLGPVQGAKSTLGEATIGYIRDKDPGNILYNWEDHGKAQQTWDERIDPLIRANRVFRPHYQDEKLKKLSIVWKDGFWFRMQGIKAVKSRQSSSVRYCINEEVKDWDPGALTDVIKRVTAAWNALVINISPASYWDKESGTGDELFMLYHEGTCEEWEVPCLKCGEYQWMEFDRDDKGNAGGMLWDSSDAVRLASGRFDWPKLASTIRWQCAHCGHEHEDTPSVRAALAHAGRYRQTNMGPVPGNLSYRYNALTVPWIPFIDLVKEHYAAVMDARVGRLQLLEDFCQKRKVVFFDRRDRPVENQIAMTGGVRKGQRLEGADFTLMDVDKQKDHFWVIIRDWKRLTDDPSQWLHTRLVFEGRVSSENDVEALREEFDVLPQLVWVDSGYRANEVYRMCARFGYTAIKGEDTNYYHHIITYRDGRQTKKRKTREIYSEPIDIDVYEGTADQGRVYCPLILYSKQSIRDRLAWVRSAPGIRYEIPEDVSEDYKLHNDAEVLRETQLPRTGQYVKVWVQMRRRNDLFVCEAYQVLQADVVGLLGGDLQITERPDGLTHKATINQRSET
- a CDS encoding helix-turn-helix domain-containing protein yields the protein MNDHPHNEFLAVTCTLRDIFGFRADQLQARTRVREIAWPRQIGMALLQDQFGWHSKDAALAFCRNHHTTALHALRTVRDHTRTDHRTRREIALVLRKLATYRSSKGEA
- a CDS encoding PD-(D/E)XK nuclease-like domain-containing protein; its protein translation is MARQRTIRKSKAAGWDKPQATLPTGKLRNVSNEDYHATDAISASKLQDWIEDKLSYQARHVTRSLPQRRSDAMDFGTLGHVAVLEPHALHERYTFITAETPKKPTKAQLDAYERYPSLPNPTKAQTEAYQRTSEALELWQDIEQSGKLTVGLETWAHMGKCLDAIQANPMAVWLLEQATQRELTWREYMEPLGVYLQCRTDAYCGHSRKTRVYDRQYGRRISRGDSFIVDLKFVESLNPNDYTSWQSLFDAKYYLQPGFYSPIVEEVTGKPPAEFFFIVVQKKEPVQCVVFYPTDRHLMTAEKAIKLHLPALAESYRRNAWPAYDTEGAESIEWTRKAEWQESRLDFDIMAPQIGVG